A genomic segment from Drosophila miranda strain MSH22 chromosome 3, D.miranda_PacBio2.1, whole genome shotgun sequence encodes:
- the LOC108158925 gene encoding endoplasmic reticulum metallopeptidase 1-like: MKLPSGKDSSKSKHHSDVSLVRVLSQQKQLKSRLPWYYAPSFLLLWVALFYAVVIPLYNRLPDGISIKGESLNPGEFVAERAQRWLYKYDRIGPKVVGSVANEVTTVAFLVDEVENIRTEMRSHLYELEIDVQAPSGAYMHWNMVNMYQGVQNVVVKLSSKGSNSTAYLLVNSHFDSKPTSPGSGDDGTMVVVMLEVLRQMAISETPFEHPIVFLFNGAEENPLEASHGFITQHKWAPNCKALINLEVAGSGGRDLLFQSGPNNPWLMKYYNQNAKHPFATTMAEEIFQSGILPSDTDFRIFRDYGQVPGLDIAQISNGYVYHTKFDNFEAVPGDSLQNTGENALALVRAFANASEMYNPEEHSEGHSVFFDFLGLFFIYYTETTGIILNCVIAVVCLVLVGCSLLRMGRESEATLGEILIWFGIILGLHVVGFFLSIGLPLLMGVFFDAGGQSLTYFSNTWLVIGLYICPAMIGQVLPLSLYYTLRRNDKISHPNHLHMSLHAHCVLLALIAIILTAISLRTPYLCMVSMLFYAAALLINLISTLHDRGYYWVLIVQVLQLMPFLYFCHLFYMFLIVFFPMLGRFGHSTNPDLLIALLCAMGTFFAMGFVAPLINMFRWPKLILLGLGVVTFIFSMIAVSGVGFPYRAKTSVMRVHFLHVRRIFYEYDGSVSLNDSGYYFDFQDRRLYYPLEDTSLNLTGLVSTESDCSKYLMCGVPCFNHRWCKTRSSSHWLPRDEPVAIPGASSLQLLSKTVLDSGTAVRYSFELSGPPHMSIYIQPLDGVTVEDWSFIRNILDEPEKYSAPYHIFFAYGKDSTPLKFHIDFAISSGNFDVPVFELGFSSHFVSYDFDRDAVGLQFISDFPDFAHPMEWPTLFERYVF, translated from the exons ATGAAGCTACCGAGCGGGAAG GACTCCAGCAAATCCAAACATCATTCAGATGTCTCCCTCGTTCGAGTCTTGTCACAGCAAAAGCAGCTAAAATCAAGACTGCCCTGGTACTATGCACCTTCGTTCCTTCTTCTATGGGTGGCGCTCTTCTATGCCGTGGTGATCCCCCTTTACAATCGACTGCCAGACGGAATTAGCATTAAGGGGGAGTCCCTGAACCCCGGTGAGTTTGTGGCAGAGAGAGCACAGAGATGGCTCTACAAATACGACCGCATTGGACCCAAAGTCGTCGGCAGTGTGGCGAATGAGGTGACAACTGTTGCCTTTCTTGTggatgaagtggaaaatattcGAACGGAAATGCGCAGCCATCTTTACGAACTGGAGATTGATGTCCAGGCGCCATCTGGCGCTTACATGCACTGGAATATGGTGAATATGTATCAGGGAGTACAGAACGTGGTAGTCAAACTTAGCTCAAAGGGCTCCAACAGTACAGCGTACCTTCTCGTCAACAGCCACTTCGACTCGAAGCCGACCAGTCCAG GTTCCGGCGACGATGGCACCATGGTGGTTGTCATGCTGGAGGTGCTGCGTCAAATGGCCATATCGGAGACGCCCTTCGAACATCCCATTGTCTTTCTGTTCAACGGAGCGGAGGAGAACCCTTTGGAAGCCTCGCATGGCTTCATCACCCAACACAAGTGGGCGCCCAATTGCAA GGCCCTGATCAATTTGGAAGTCGCTGGCAGCGGAGGACGTGATCTGCTTTTCCAGAGCGGTCCAAATAACCCATGGCTTATGAAG TACTACAACCAAAATGCCAAGCATCCGTTCGCCACTACCATGGCGGAGGAGATCTTTCAGTCGGGAATTCTTCCGTCCGACACAGATTTTAGAATCTTTCGCGACTATGGCCAGGTACCAG GTCTGGATATTGCTCAAATCAGCAACGGTTACGTATACCACACGAAATTTGACAATTTTGAGGCGGTTCCCGGTGATTCCCTTCAAAATACTGGCGAGAATGCACTCGCCCTAGTGCGGGCCTTTGCCAACGCCAGCGAAATGTATAACCCAGAG GAACACAGCGAAGGCCATTCCGTGTTCTTCGACTTTCTGGGGCTCTTCTTTATATATTACACTGAGACCACTGGGATAATCCTGAACTGCGTCATTGCGGTGGTCTGCCTGGTGCTGGTTGGATGTTCACTACTGAGAATGGGTCGCGAGTCAGAGGCGACACTGGGTGAAATCCTAATTTGGTTCGGCATCATTCTGGGGCTGCATGTGGTGGGATTCTTCCTCAGCATTGGTTTGCCCCTTCTTATGGGCGTGTTCTTCGATGCCGGAGGTCAGTCGTTGACCTATTTTAGCAACACCTGGCTGGTGATCGGCCTGTACATCTGTCCAGCTATGATTGGCCAGGTTCTCCCCTTGTCGCTCTACTACACATTGAGACGAAAC GATAAAATAAGCCACCCGAATCACCTGCACATGAGTCTGCATGCCCACTGTGTACTCCTGGCACTGATAGCCATCATTCTTACGGCAATCAGTCTCAGGACGCCCTACTTGTGCATGGTCTCGATGCTCTTCTATGCTGCTGCCCTGTTGATCAATCTGATAAGCACCCTGCATGATCGAG GCTACTATTGGGTGCTGATTGTGCAGGTTCTTCAGCTGATGCCGTTTCTTTACTTCTGCCATCTGTTCTACATGTTCCTGATTGTATTTTTTCCCATGTTGGGACGCTTCGGGCACTCCACTAATCCCGATCTTTTAATAGCGTTGCTATGTGCCATGGGAACTTTCTTTGCAATGGGATTTGTGGCTCCTCTGATAAACATGTTCCGCTGGCCGAAGCTCATATTGCTAGGCCTAGGTGTCGTCACCTTTATATTCAGCATGATCGCTGTTTCAGGAGTGGGTTTTCCCTACCGCGCTAAGACCAGCGTTATGCGGGTGCACTTTTTG CACGTTCGTCGCATCTTCTATGAATACGATGGTTCCGTAAGCCTTAATGACTCTGGCTACTACTTTGACTTCCAGGATCGTCGTCTCTATTATCCACTCGAGGACACTTCGCTTAATCTTACAGGTTTGGTCAGCACGGAATCTGACTGCAGCAAGTATCTGATGTGCGGCGTGCCGTGCTTTAATCATCGCTGGTGCAAGACCCGCTCAAGCAGTCATTGGCTGCCCCGCGATGAGCCGGTGGCCATACCAGGTGCATCGTCATTGCAGCTCTTAAGCAAAACCGTTCTAGACTCTGGAACAGCCGTGCGATACTCATTTGAATTGTCTGGTCCACCACATATGAGCATATATATACAACCCCTGGATGGGGTCACAGTAGAGGATTGGTCCTTTATTCGAAACATTCTGGACGAACCCGAAAAATACTCGGCGCCATATCATATATTCTTCGCCTATGGCAAGGACAGCACGCCATTGAAGTTCCACATTGATTTTGCG ATATCATCTGGAAACTTTGATGTGCCTGTCTTTGAGCTGGGATTTTCATCGCACTTTGTCAGCTATGATTTTGATCGTGACGCAGTTGGCTTGCAATTCATTTCCGATTTTCCGGACTTTGCTCATCCGATGGAGTGGCCTACGTTATTTGAACGCTATGTATTCTAA